The following are from one region of the Methanospirillum hungatei genome:
- a CDS encoding universal stress protein: MYNTILVAIDGSVISEKAFEAAVEQAKAWKAKLHAVYVVESGLFTDIPADSKLEIMYSLLEQEGNAALDKIREIAQKQNFEVTTHFEQGHAGDTILSTAEKLNADLIIMGSHGKSNIDRILIGSVSSFVVEHSKVSVLVVRS; the protein is encoded by the coding sequence ATGTACAACACAATTCTTGTTGCGATTGACGGATCTGTTATTAGTGAAAAGGCATTTGAAGCCGCCGTCGAACAGGCAAAAGCCTGGAAAGCAAAACTTCATGCCGTTTATGTCGTAGAATCGGGGCTTTTTACTGATATTCCGGCAGACAGCAAGCTTGAAATCATGTACAGTCTTCTGGAGCAGGAAGGGAACGCTGCTCTTGATAAAATCCGGGAGATTGCCCAGAAACAGAACTTTGAAGTGACTACTCATTTCGAACAGGGTCATGCCGGGGATACTATTCTTTCAACCGCTGAAAAACTGAATGCAGATCTTATCATCATGGGATCACATGGAAAGAGTAATATTGACCGCATCCTGATTGGAAGCGTTAGTTCCTTCGTAGTTGAACACAGTAAGGTCTCTGTGTTGGTGGTGAGATCATAG
- a CDS encoding beta-CASP ribonuclease aCPSF1: MLIEERLKEIQEKIKKKVPKGIKVASVEFEGPELVIYTDDPKTFADQDDLIKILARDIRKRIVVRPTILEDPERAASAIRRVVGENAGISDIFFEADSGEVLIEAEKPGVVIGKNGATLRDITREIGWTPKVVRTPPIESSTVKQVRQYLRAAHQERKELLKRIGRRIHRDVISKDQWIRVTTLGCCREVGRAAFLLSTPESRVLIDCGEKPDSFEATPYLYVPEIHPLSQLDAVVLTHAHLDHCAYIPLLYKYGYEGPVYSTPPTRDLAAMLQLDYLDVVNKEGKTIPYSSNEVKEYIKHSIVLNYGCVTDIAPDIKLTFHNAGHILGSGIAHFHIGDGLYNVAFTGDLHYGKSRLFNAAVNHYPRLEALFMESTYGGAQDMQPSRAEAEERLYGVFREVLERGGKIIIPAFAVGRSQEVMLAIEEGMRLGKFPPVKVYLDGMIKEATAIHTTYPEYLNSELRNLIFKEGHNPFLAECFEQVDSAEKRERVITGEPCVIITTSGMLNGGPVMEYLRNLAADERNCLVFVGYQADGTLGRRIQKGWREIPIGNRETIVVNLDCITVDGFSGHSDRRQLMNFVSHMQPKPEKIFAIHGDENKTIDLASSIYKKLHIQTTSPMNLETYRLI, encoded by the coding sequence ATGCTTATTGAGGAACGTCTCAAAGAGATTCAGGAAAAAATTAAAAAGAAAGTGCCAAAAGGAATCAAGGTAGCTTCAGTTGAGTTTGAAGGCCCCGAACTGGTTATCTACACTGATGATCCAAAAACTTTTGCAGATCAGGATGATCTCATAAAAATTCTGGCACGGGATATTAGAAAAAGAATTGTTGTCCGACCGACTATTCTTGAAGATCCGGAACGAGCTGCATCAGCAATTCGTCGGGTCGTTGGAGAGAATGCAGGAATCTCGGATATATTTTTTGAAGCAGATAGTGGAGAAGTCCTTATCGAGGCAGAAAAACCTGGTGTTGTTATCGGGAAGAACGGTGCAACCCTTCGGGATATAACCCGGGAGATCGGGTGGACACCCAAAGTAGTCAGAACACCCCCTATTGAAAGCAGTACAGTAAAACAGGTACGACAATATCTGCGGGCTGCTCACCAGGAAAGAAAAGAACTCTTAAAAAGAATTGGTAGACGTATTCACCGGGATGTTATCTCAAAGGATCAATGGATACGTGTTACTACTCTTGGTTGCTGTCGAGAAGTTGGTCGTGCAGCATTTCTGTTATCTACTCCGGAAAGCCGTGTACTGATTGACTGTGGAGAAAAGCCTGATAGTTTTGAAGCAACACCTTATCTCTATGTCCCAGAAATACACCCCCTCTCACAGCTCGATGCTGTGGTTCTGACCCATGCTCATCTGGATCACTGTGCTTATATTCCTCTTCTCTATAAATATGGATATGAAGGGCCGGTTTACTCTACGCCGCCAACACGTGACCTAGCCGCCATGCTTCAGCTTGATTATCTTGACGTGGTTAATAAGGAAGGAAAAACTATTCCCTATTCCTCCAATGAAGTCAAAGAATATATTAAACACTCCATTGTTCTTAATTATGGATGTGTGACGGATATTGCGCCAGATATCAAACTGACATTTCACAATGCAGGTCATATTCTCGGATCAGGCATTGCTCATTTCCATATAGGTGATGGACTTTATAATGTAGCCTTCACTGGAGATCTCCACTATGGAAAAAGCCGTCTTTTCAACGCTGCAGTAAACCATTATCCTCGTCTTGAAGCTTTATTCATGGAATCTACCTATGGTGGTGCCCAGGATATGCAGCCTTCCCGTGCTGAAGCAGAAGAGAGACTTTATGGTGTTTTCCGCGAAGTCCTGGAACGTGGTGGCAAGATCATTATCCCCGCTTTTGCTGTCGGACGTTCACAGGAAGTTATGCTTGCAATTGAAGAAGGCATGCGACTTGGAAAATTCCCACCAGTGAAAGTCTATCTGGATGGTATGATTAAGGAAGCAACTGCAATTCATACAACCTATCCAGAGTATCTTAATTCAGAGCTTCGCAACCTTATTTTCAAAGAAGGCCACAATCCATTCCTGGCTGAATGTTTTGAACAGGTTGATTCAGCAGAAAAGCGTGAGCGTGTCATAACCGGAGAGCCCTGTGTCATCATTACCACCAGCGGTATGTTAAACGGTGGTCCAGTTATGGAATACCTGCGGAATCTTGCTGCAGATGAAAGAAATTGTCTGGTATTTGTCGGTTACCAGGCTGATGGGACACTTGGACGGAGAATTCAAAAAGGCTGGCGTGAGATTCCAATTGGAAACCGTGAGACAATAGTTGTCAATCTTGATTGTATCACAGTAGATGGATTTTCAGGTCACTCAGATCGAAGACAGCTGATGAACTTTGTTTCTCATATGCAGCCAAAACCTGAAAAAATATTTGCAATCCATGGTGATGAGAATAAAACAATCGATCTAGCAAGTTCTATTTACAAGAAATTGCATATTCAGACAACATCTCCCATGAATCTGGAAACATACCGGTTGATATGA
- a CDS encoding preprotein translocase subunit Sec61beta → MAKKAGGRLISSAGLVNYYDSEDRRAVHISPYAVLAAAVVCGLAIFVLNMVAF, encoded by the coding sequence ATGGCAAAAAAAGCAGGTGGACGATTAATCTCATCTGCTGGTCTCGTCAATTACTATGACAGTGAAGACCGGCGGGCAGTCCACATCAGCCCCTATGCAGTATTAGCTGCAGCAGTTGTATGTGGTCTTGCCATCTTCGTCCTGAATATGGTTGCATTCTGA
- the nikR gene encoding nickel-responsive transcriptional regulator NikR, translated as MSPSFADSEQEDLYDHDLSRIGVSLPSNLLQNFDQILKTRGYSSRSEGIRDAIRSYIRYHKWMADLSGPRQGIITLVYDHHQRGLVAAITDIQHDYMELIQASLHSHVTHNRCVEVLLVKGDAQEVKSIAERLMAQKGVETVKLTTIPLEG; from the coding sequence ATGTCTCCTAGCTTTGCTGATTCAGAACAGGAAGACTTGTATGATCATGATCTCTCCCGTATTGGAGTATCGCTTCCATCTAATCTGCTACAGAATTTTGATCAAATTCTAAAAACACGAGGCTATTCATCTCGATCTGAAGGTATACGTGACGCTATCCGTTCATATATCAGATATCACAAATGGATGGCAGATCTTTCAGGACCCAGACAGGGTATCATTACACTCGTATATGATCACCATCAGAGGGGACTTGTAGCAGCAATTACGGATATTCAACACGATTATATGGAATTAATTCAAGCATCTCTTCATTCACATGTTACTCATAACCGGTGTGTTGAGGTCTTGCTGGTAAAAGGAGATGCACAGGAAGTTAAAAGTATTGCAGAACGTCTTATGGCACAAAAAGGTGTTGAGACGGTAAAATTAACGACGATACCCCTTGAGGGGTAA
- a CDS encoding PAS domain-containing protein, with protein sequence MVEEQDITVAILKRLKTSPHGLTITDISKKLKKDRNYISKYLDILRAEGKVETKKIGSARVYWLSQRIPLSAFLCFTKNMIVILDENLNVVQVNEQYIRYSNTSKDDIIGRHISEDSLPIISSPDTIKIIESTKNEQIISDICYHKGKFQHFFKMEVIPTLFEEGMKGLTVVLEDISEKTKYVRDMELLTKTAMELVELAPNVDIFQYIADTISSLLPSNPRCWVLSYDEKNNGLFMKIIKDQNFRENTKELNNGEELFGLQVPIKEYFSKSPFNWSLGSLKPMTELHFKPFFNDESIPFYDLCGGLFPREVCKQFIENNNIGKIWVAGLVWQNNLHGIVGICLRPDEELENHKIIESFLRQASIAISRRMTEERMKMSDIRFQEAIRFCDLPVLVTNNQGCVTMINPKFSDIFGYCQKDIQTWKEFLGKIICKGSENPEWKDDDSDNFEVNQDYYSPVISIQCKNNAKKNVILKSVPISDGGKILFCLHNFNSTY encoded by the coding sequence ATGGTTGAAGAACAGGACATTACTGTTGCAATCCTAAAAAGACTTAAAACTAGTCCTCATGGACTTACTATCACTGATATTAGTAAAAAATTGAAAAAAGATAGAAATTACATTTCTAAGTATCTTGACATCCTTCGTGCTGAAGGAAAAGTTGAAACAAAAAAAATAGGGTCTGCTCGAGTCTATTGGCTTTCTCAAAGGATCCCTTTATCTGCATTTTTGTGTTTTACGAAAAATATGATAGTAATCCTGGATGAAAATTTAAATGTCGTTCAGGTGAATGAGCAGTATATTCGTTACTCCAATACATCAAAAGATGATATTATTGGGCGACATATAAGTGAAGATTCTCTTCCAATCATATCATCTCCAGATACTATAAAAATTATTGAGTCTACAAAAAATGAACAAATAATATCAGATATTTGTTATCACAAAGGAAAATTCCAACATTTTTTTAAAATGGAAGTAATCCCAACCCTATTTGAAGAGGGAATGAAAGGATTAACAGTTGTTTTAGAGGATATTTCAGAAAAAACAAAATATGTTCGAGACATGGAGTTACTTACCAAAACTGCAATGGAACTTGTAGAGTTAGCACCGAATGTAGATATATTTCAGTACATAGCTGATACTATTTCTTCTCTATTGCCTAGTAATCCCCGATGTTGGGTTTTATCTTATGATGAAAAAAACAATGGTCTTTTTATGAAAATAATTAAAGACCAAAATTTCCGTGAAAATACAAAAGAACTTAATAATGGAGAAGAGTTGTTTGGATTACAGGTACCAATCAAAGAATACTTTAGTAAATCTCCCTTTAATTGGAGCCTTGGATCTCTCAAACCAATGACTGAATTACATTTTAAACCATTTTTTAACGATGAGTCCATTCCTTTTTACGATCTTTGTGGAGGCCTTTTTCCTCGAGAGGTGTGTAAACAATTTATAGAAAATAATAATATCGGAAAAATCTGGGTTGCAGGACTGGTATGGCAGAACAATCTCCATGGGATAGTCGGAATATGTCTTCGTCCTGATGAAGAACTGGAAAATCACAAAATTATTGAATCATTTCTTCGACAGGCATCTATTGCAATTTCAAGGCGGATGACAGAAGAACGTATGAAAATGAGTGATATTAGGTTTCAGGAAGCTATACGATTTTGTGATCTCCCTGTATTAGTAACTAATAATCAAGGTTGTGTTACCATGATTAATCCAAAATTTTCTGATATTTTCGGATATTGTCAGAAAGATATCCAAACATGGAAAGAATTTCTTGGTAAAATAATTTGTAAAGGTTCAGAAAATCCTGAATGGAAAGATGATGATTCAGATAATTTCGAAGTAAATCAGGACTATTATAGCCCTGTGATCTCTATTCAATGTAAAAATAATGCAAAAAAGAATGTAATACTAAAATCTGTTCCTATATCAGATGGAGGAAAAATTCTTTTCTGTCTTCATAATTTTAATAGTACCTATTAA
- a CDS encoding amidohydrolase family protein, with product MIKEYSVSGTALTGENLEARDVTIVVQDGIITAVEDEISVSHKWICPAFFNAHTHLADTVAMDLPCNGTLDELVTPPHGLKHQILAHTPDDRLITAMNESMKEMIHSGTAGFADFREGGKEGVLTLKQAASSLPIHPVILGREGGEVNADGAGISSVRDVSSSQEIVDRMKKQGKIVGFHAGERDFLDIDAALDMNPDFLVHCTHARSDQVKRIADEDIPVVLCCRSNFLLGVSSGNHHPPVQEMLNAGVRLLIGTDNVMFVQPDMMQELSFVHTVYGVPTHDLLKSATSGFPPIGVSHCIEKGNLASFFVLDTSWGNIHYSRDIESTIVKRAPLSHFCARIF from the coding sequence ATGATTAAAGAGTATTCGGTATCAGGGACTGCTCTGACTGGTGAAAACCTTGAGGCGCGGGATGTAACTATCGTTGTTCAGGATGGCATTATTACTGCTGTCGAAGATGAAATCTCTGTCTCTCATAAATGGATATGTCCTGCATTTTTTAACGCTCATACCCATCTTGCTGATACCGTTGCAATGGATCTCCCCTGCAATGGAACTCTTGATGAACTCGTTACTCCCCCACATGGACTCAAACATCAAATTCTTGCTCATACTCCGGATGATCGGCTTATTACAGCAATGAATGAATCTATGAAAGAAATGATTCATTCCGGAACTGCAGGATTTGCTGATTTTCGGGAAGGGGGAAAAGAAGGAGTTTTAACTTTAAAACAGGCCGCATCATCATTACCCATTCATCCGGTTATATTGGGGCGTGAAGGTGGTGAGGTGAATGCTGATGGAGCGGGCATCAGCAGCGTTCGTGATGTTTCCTCGTCACAGGAGATAGTCGATCGGATGAAAAAACAAGGTAAGATTGTTGGCTTTCATGCAGGGGAACGAGATTTTCTTGATATTGATGCTGCATTGGATATGAATCCAGATTTTCTTGTGCATTGCACTCATGCAAGATCTGATCAGGTAAAAAGAATCGCTGATGAAGATATTCCAGTAGTATTATGCTGTCGGTCAAATTTTCTTCTGGGGGTTTCATCTGGAAATCATCATCCCCCTGTGCAGGAAATGCTCAATGCTGGTGTTCGGTTGTTAATCGGAACTGACAATGTCATGTTTGTGCAGCCAGATATGATGCAGGAGTTGAGTTTCGTTCATACGGTGTATGGGGTGCCTACTCATGATTTACTCAAAAGTGCCACTTCTGGATTTCCGCCTATAGGGGTATCACATTGTATAGAAAAAGGTAATTTGGCTTCTTTTTTTGTTTTAGATACTTCTTGGGGGAACATTCACTATTCCCGCGATATCGAATCCACCATTGTGAAGAGGGCTCCTTTGAGCCATTTTTGCGCAAGAATTTTTTAG
- a CDS encoding class I SAM-dependent methyltransferase: protein MEKGYEISDLLIQQQKIWDNEYRTKGRLWGKVPFVPTAGSNKGIFLDLGCGDGKNLRRGETGTLRIGLDFSMHALRLCRKNPDLCDVTCLCADVRHLPIKNNAIQSIDAHHILGHLLSPDRYLCSNEINRILSPGGEVLITVFGSEDLRYGHGYEVEPGTFMKGTGIITHYFSSDEINKIFLDMDQVSLEPCSWIMKVKGNEYVRSTWVVSYKKENTY, encoded by the coding sequence ATGGAAAAGGGGTATGAAATATCTGATCTTCTAATACAACAACAAAAGATATGGGACAATGAATACAGAACAAAAGGGCGACTCTGGGGGAAAGTTCCATTTGTACCAACTGCAGGATCAAATAAAGGGATTTTTTTAGATTTGGGATGTGGAGATGGTAAAAATCTCCGAAGAGGAGAAACCGGTACCCTGCGTATCGGTCTTGATTTTTCTATGCATGCTCTTCGTTTATGCCGGAAAAATCCTGATTTATGTGATGTCACCTGTTTGTGTGCAGATGTCAGACATCTCCCGATAAAAAATAATGCGATTCAATCGATTGATGCCCATCATATTCTTGGACATCTTCTTTCTCCGGACAGATATCTTTGTTCAAATGAAATAAATCGAATTCTCTCTCCGGGTGGCGAAGTTTTGATTACTGTTTTTGGGTCAGAAGATCTTCGATATGGTCATGGATATGAGGTAGAACCTGGAACATTCATGAAAGGAACCGGGATTATCACTCATTATTTTTCATCTGATGAGATCAACAAAATTTTCTTAGATATGGATCAGGTCTCATTAGAACCATGTTCCTGGATCATGAAGGTTAAAGGAAACGAATATGTTCGTTCCACATGGGTAGTTTCGTATAAAAAAGAGAATACATACTAA
- a CDS encoding CBS domain-containing protein: MTGDVVTVEIPGNRDDVLKILKRTGISGVPVLKDNKLVGIITRKDLLHKPEENQLALLMTPNPLTIRYDATLTEAAKMMRQRNIRRLPVVDEANKLVGLISVADLILAIARMKIEDEIKDIYTSPTFALWEETPLPLVGRIMEISGHEAIPILNRDSKLQGIICERDLIRCAMIEDSVETSDLSTTGTDDDEWTWESIRDVHHISYGISRVQLPNRPVKQAMITNVVMVPPNAEVSECALKMKRARVDQLPIVNGDNRLKSILFDRELIKVLLDEKYQ, translated from the coding sequence ATGACTGGTGATGTCGTCACCGTGGAGATACCTGGAAATAGGGATGATGTATTAAAAATTTTAAAAAGGACCGGAATCAGTGGAGTTCCTGTCTTAAAAGACAATAAACTTGTAGGTATTATTACCCGAAAGGATCTCCTCCATAAACCAGAAGAGAATCAGCTCGCTCTTCTGATGACCCCTAATCCGCTTACTATACGGTACGATGCTACTCTGACCGAAGCTGCAAAAATGATGAGACAGCGGAACATTCGCCGTCTTCCAGTTGTCGATGAGGCAAATAAACTGGTGGGGCTTATCAGCGTAGCAGATCTTATCCTTGCAATTGCACGAATGAAAATTGAGGATGAGATAAAAGATATATACACCAGTCCCACATTTGCACTCTGGGAAGAAACTCCCTTGCCACTTGTTGGGAGAATTATGGAGATATCCGGGCATGAGGCAATTCCAATCCTCAACAGAGATTCAAAACTTCAGGGTATCATCTGCGAACGAGATCTTATCAGATGTGCTATGATCGAGGATTCTGTTGAGACATCTGATCTTTCAACAACCGGGACTGATGATGATGAATGGACCTGGGAGAGTATCCGTGATGTGCACCACATCAGCTATGGAATATCAAGGGTTCAGCTTCCAAACCGACCGGTAAAACAGGCTATGATTACGAATGTGGTCATGGTTCCGCCAAATGCTGAAGTGAGTGAATGTGCCCTGAAGATGAAACGTGCCAGGGTCGATCAGCTCCCAATAGTAAACGGCGATAACCGGCTGAAAAGCATTCTCTTTGATAGAGAACTCATCAAAGTTCTGCTTGATGAAAAATATCAATAA
- a CDS encoding coenzyme F420-0:L-glutamate ligase — translation MQKGDNLPRLIIDKCALEDGDIICIASTIISKAKGYTRHLKDIIPGNRATHIAEKTGEDPRFIQVVLDQACDVLIETPFTLTEVSCGHVGVRSGVDASNVEDGLVITLPPDPMNEAEEIRKELNNLNGKSCGVIVTDTCGRSFRRGQTGHAIGWSGMSAIRDFRGDNDLFGRTLEITEEAVVDEIAGFANLVMGESNNGVPAVLFRGIPVWSGHDEIYFKPDEDIIRKALKKV, via the coding sequence ATTCAGAAAGGAGATAACCTTCCACGTCTGATTATCGACAAATGCGCTTTGGAAGATGGAGACATCATCTGTATCGCAAGTACCATCATATCAAAAGCGAAAGGATACACTCGGCACCTGAAAGATATCATTCCCGGTAATCGTGCAACACATATAGCAGAGAAGACTGGTGAAGATCCCCGTTTTATTCAGGTAGTCCTTGATCAGGCCTGTGATGTTCTCATTGAAACACCATTTACTCTTACTGAAGTATCATGTGGTCATGTCGGAGTCAGGTCAGGAGTAGACGCAAGCAATGTAGAAGATGGCCTGGTAATCACACTCCCCCCGGATCCCATGAATGAGGCAGAGGAGATTAGAAAAGAACTCAATAATCTCAACGGAAAAAGTTGTGGTGTCATTGTCACAGATACCTGTGGGAGATCATTTCGACGAGGACAGACCGGTCATGCAATCGGTTGGAGTGGGATGTCAGCAATTAGAGATTTTCGAGGAGATAATGATCTCTTTGGTCGGACACTTGAGATAACCGAAGAAGCGGTGGTTGATGAAATCGCTGGATTTGCTAATCTTGTCATGGGTGAAAGCAATAATGGGGTACCTGCTGTGCTCTTCCGAGGTATACCTGTATGGTCAGGACATGACGAGATATATTTCAAGCCTGATGAAGACATCATCAGAAAGGCATTAAAAAAAGTGTAA
- the psmB gene encoding archaeal proteasome endopeptidase complex subunit beta: protein MVEQSDTMKGTTTVGIVFKSGVVLASEKRATMGYLISNKTAKKIYQVAPRIGLTTAGGVGDAQQLARLMTVEANLYEIRRGKRISVQAASTLLSNILHGNRMFPFYVQLLIGGVDETGPVLFSVDAVGGTGKEDGIVATGSGSPMAYGVLEDRYIAGMEEKSAVELAIRALRSAIKRDAGSGEGIAVVVITDESYNELTDEEINALTPN, encoded by the coding sequence ATGGTCGAACAGAGCGATACAATGAAAGGAACAACCACTGTTGGAATTGTATTTAAATCAGGGGTTGTGCTCGCAAGTGAAAAACGTGCAACGATGGGATATCTGATATCCAACAAAACAGCAAAGAAGATTTATCAGGTAGCTCCTCGGATTGGACTTACTACAGCAGGTGGAGTCGGTGATGCACAACAGCTTGCACGGCTCATGACCGTTGAAGCAAATCTCTATGAAATTCGGAGAGGCAAGCGTATCAGCGTTCAGGCAGCATCTACCCTGCTTTCAAATATTCTTCATGGAAACAGGATGTTCCCATTTTATGTCCAACTTTTGATCGGCGGCGTAGATGAGACCGGACCGGTTCTTTTCTCCGTTGACGCAGTTGGAGGAACCGGAAAAGAAGATGGGATTGTGGCAACAGGATCAGGATCTCCCATGGCTTATGGTGTTCTGGAAGATCGGTATATTGCCGGTATGGAAGAAAAATCAGCCGTGGAATTAGCTATTCGAGCATTACGCTCAGCAATCAAACGTGATGCCGGATCAGGAGAAGGAATTGCGGTTGTTGTCATTACTGATGAATCCTATAACGAATTAACAGATGAAGAAATTAATGCTCTAACACCAAATTAG
- a CDS encoding MFS transporter: protein MALSNAIVPVLPQLSDDLSFQTLIFSAYFFGAMISTLPSGVASDKFGQPVMIRFSLMLTLISGILILTLTDPVDLLIWRFIEGIGAGMFVSSGLSWIGYQPDNLKNTGFFMASLNLGLLCGLIGSGWLAQITSNILLGVVIFTVLSGLLLVISVFIRMQRFGTQKLMDASLLARETGSQVIREYPLWISVIVLLGSTGYVQAVFPELSGSPVHEVSTVLAAMNFATIITSLLTPYLKIEPVMLIRISALVIVPLLFSFLIAPVIVLIMGGVAGLIMVSQVAYLASAEEHQGIAMGLYSTCSYAGMTFLPAIGGFLISLFSFEFASFIIALGAIVTAIIIGRCSCRGFDIHGKGV from the coding sequence ATGGCGCTTTCGAACGCCATTGTTCCAGTACTCCCCCAGCTTTCTGATGATCTTTCATTCCAGACTCTTATCTTCTCTGCATATTTTTTTGGAGCAATGATCTCAACCCTCCCATCAGGAGTTGCCAGCGATAAATTTGGTCAGCCGGTGATGATTCGATTTTCTCTTATGCTTACCTTGATATCCGGAATATTAATTCTGACTCTTACCGATCCTGTCGATCTTCTGATCTGGAGGTTTATTGAAGGTATTGGAGCTGGGATGTTCGTGTCATCAGGTCTATCCTGGATCGGATATCAGCCGGATAATCTCAAAAACACCGGATTTTTCATGGCCTCTTTAAATCTTGGTCTATTGTGTGGACTTATTGGATCAGGATGGCTTGCACAAATTACTAGTAATATTTTACTTGGGGTGGTCATCTTCACCGTTTTGAGTGGATTATTACTTGTAATATCAGTTTTTATTCGAATGCAACGATTTGGAACACAGAAATTGATGGACGCTTCTCTCCTTGCCCGAGAGACCGGGTCGCAGGTCATAAGGGAATATCCCCTATGGATATCAGTAATCGTTCTCCTTGGTTCAACCGGATATGTTCAGGCAGTATTTCCTGAATTATCCGGATCTCCGGTACATGAAGTTAGTACTGTTCTTGCAGCCATGAATTTTGCAACCATCATCACATCTCTTCTGACTCCTTATCTGAAGATAGAACCGGTCATGCTTATTCGGATTTCGGCCCTTGTGATTGTCCCGTTATTATTTTCATTTCTCATAGCTCCGGTTATTGTTCTTATCATGGGGGGAGTTGCAGGTCTTATCATGGTTTCTCAGGTAGCTTATCTCGCATCAGCAGAAGAACATCAGGGAATTGCCATGGGTCTTTATTCAACATGTAGTTATGCAGGAATGACATTTCTTCCTGCCATTGGTGGATTTCTGATCAGTCTTTTTTCATTTGAATTTGCCTCATTTATTATCGCTCTTGGAGCAATTGTAACTGCAATTATTATTGGAAGATGTTCATGCAGAGGATTTGATATTCATGGAAAAGGGGTATGA
- a CDS encoding PQQ-dependent sugar dehydrogenase, with protein sequence MIPFHPDFPMQNSVFHENLIIHPTDAVEMDPDMYHEILDKISLPDGFHINIYATHVPGARSLSYSKNRTLYIGTREDKVYAVRDSDEDGFAENRTIIASDLTMPNGVAILEDDLYVAEISRIIKFPGIEMTLPDIPDYEILYAGFPKDTAHGWKFIRFGPDGKLYIPVGAPCNICLPPGDFYAAIHRINPDGTSLEKFASGVRNTVGFDWDPKTGDLWFTDNGRDMLGDNVPPDELNHAPTPKMFFGYPYLHGGNIIDPEFGDLSPDGCKNCTPPARELGPHVASLGMRFYTGEMFPDSYTNAIIIAEHGSWNRKDPIGYRLTIVQRENGIPVSYEPFIEGWLHNGTVYGRPVDVEVIQDGSLLISDDMNGIVYRVSYNL encoded by the coding sequence ATGATTCCGTTTCATCCGGATTTTCCAATGCAAAATTCTGTTTTCCATGAAAACCTGATTATCCATCCTACTGATGCAGTTGAGATGGATCCAGACATGTATCATGAAATCCTGGATAAAATATCTCTTCCGGATGGATTTCACATTAACATATACGCAACTCATGTTCCGGGTGCACGATCTCTCTCATATAGTAAAAACAGAACGCTCTACATCGGAACCAGGGAAGACAAAGTATATGCTGTTCGTGATTCCGATGAAGATGGTTTTGCAGAGAATCGAACCATTATTGCTAGCGATCTTACCATGCCAAATGGAGTAGCAATACTAGAAGACGATCTCTATGTGGCAGAGATTAGCCGGATAATAAAATTTCCAGGAATAGAAATGACTCTTCCTGATATCCCAGATTATGAAATCTTGTATGCTGGTTTTCCAAAGGATACAGCTCATGGCTGGAAATTTATCAGGTTTGGTCCAGATGGTAAGCTCTACATTCCGGTCGGAGCACCCTGTAATATTTGTCTACCACCTGGTGATTTCTATGCTGCAATCCACCGGATTAATCCTGATGGAACAAGCCTTGAAAAATTTGCTTCGGGTGTAAGAAATACCGTTGGATTTGACTGGGATCCAAAGACAGGTGATCTTTGGTTTACTGATAATGGAAGAGATATGTTAGGAGACAATGTTCCCCCAGATGAGCTAAATCATGCCCCCACACCAAAAATGTTCTTTGGGTACCCCTATCTTCATGGAGGTAACATTATAGATCCGGAATTTGGTGATCTGTCTCCGGACGGATGCAAAAACTGTACTCCTCCAGCCAGAGAACTCGGACCCCATGTAGCTTCTCTGGGTATGAGATTTTATACAGGTGAAATGTTTCCAGACTCTTATACAAATGCAATAATCATAGCAGAACATGGATCCTGGAACCGGAAAGATCCTATCGGGTACCGGTTAACTATTGTACAGCGGGAAAACGGGATTCCGGTTTCTTATGAACCATTTATCGAGGGATGGTTACACAACGGAACGGTGTACGGAAGACCGGTTGATGTGGAGGTAATTCAGGATGGTTCTCTTCTTATTTCCGATGATATGAATGGAATTGTGTATCGGGTATCGTATAATCTTTAA